In Amaranthus tricolor cultivar Red isolate AtriRed21 chromosome 5, ASM2621246v1, whole genome shotgun sequence, a genomic segment contains:
- the LOC130813284 gene encoding probable indole-3-acetic acid-amido synthetase GH3.6, translating to MADEDLINKIEETTIDAKRHQQQTLATILHINGRVEYLRQFLKITNNHFTVDNFRQLVPLSTYDDYADHINRMAEGISDDDDHDHGRHFLSVDPLLCFFLSSGTSNMKPKLIPYFDSAASKAVSFLAHHGSSAIQRRLFPQRPTVNKSLWFIYAGNVTVTKSGFKAMPASSVPLSGNKETQSQFLSTCIAPAEVVKGSNLQQQMYCHLLCGLSKFEIIDSIRAPYAIGLIKAFSLLHTKWEQLCKDLESGTVTSEITDVAMRDSVNEFLCGPHPEIAQRVSAMCQEKSWDGILAKLWPNARFIRCIMTGSMQQYYPKLKHYAGSLQLLGGEYFTSECCVGINMDILQPPEMTRYVILPTAAYFEFLPFDLDVNNDSIRKETVALPEVEIGKMYEVVVTTYRGLYRYRLGDIIKVVGFHNSSPEVEFVMRAPKDLKEVLTERDLMRAIQNLELAVGSLVTEQIIEFSAFMDLESESKLVKIFVEFACGCALLRQEKKKELILLLESCRSTIEDGLGAFYKLKKESSKIKTLVLSIVKSGTFDLLLQKAIENGAPASQYKPPKIIRSRKIADFMDASSALTVTFN from the exons ATGGCGGACGAAGATCTTATTAACAAGATCGAAGAAACTACCATCGATGCTAAACGCCATCAACAACAAACTCTGGCCACAATCCTACACATAAATGGTAGGGTTGAATACCTCCGCCAATTTCTGAAAATCACCAATAATCACTTCACTGTTGATAATTTCCGACAGCTTGTACCGTTATCTACTTACGATGATTATGCCGATCATATTAATCGAATGGCGGAAGGAATTTCTGATGACGATGATCATGATCATGGCCGGCACTTCCTATCCGTTGACCCTCTTCTCTGTTTCTTCCTGag TTCAGGGACAAGCAATATGAAACCAAAGCTGATACCGTATTTTGATTCAGCGGCTTCTAAGGCAGTCTCATTCTTGGCTCATCATGGTAGCTCTGCCATTCAGCGCAG GTTGTTCCCCCAGAGACCAACAGTTAACAAGAGCCTATGGTTTATATACGCAGGCAATGTCACAGTTACAAAAAGTGGGTTCAAGGCAATGCCTGCATCTTCTGTACCTTTGTCAGGTAATAAAGAAACTCAGTCTCAGTTCCTTTCAACATGCATTGCTCCTGCAGAAGTAGTTAAGGGTTCAAATCTACAACAACAAATGTATTGTCACTTACTATGTGGACTAAGTAAGTTTGAGATAATTGATTCAATTCGAGCCCCATATGCTATTGGATTGATTAAGGCATTCTCCCTTCTTCATACAAAATGGGAGCAGCTTTGTAAGGATCTTGAATCCGGGACTGTTACATCTGAAATTACAGATGTTGCAATGAGAGACTCGGTGAATGAGTTCCTCTGTGGGCCCCATCCAGAAATCGCCCAAAGGGTTAGTGCTATGTGTCAAGAAAAATCTTGGGATGGAATCTTAGCTAAGCTATGGCCAAATGCTAGATTTATCAGGTGTATTATGACAGGGAGTATGCAACAGTATTACCCGAAACTGAAACATTATGCAGGAAGCCTACAATTGTTAGGTGGAGAGTATTTCACTTCAGAATGTTGTGTGGGGATCAACATGGACATTCTGCAACCTCCTGAGATGACTCGTTATGTCATTCTTCCAACAGCCGCGTACTTTGAGTTTCTGCCATTCGATTTGGATGTAAATAATGACTCAATAAGAAAAGAAACAGTTGCTTTGCCCGAGGTGGAAATTGGGAAAATGTATGAAGTAGTTGTGACTACGTATAGAGGACTATATCGGTATCGTTTAGGGGATATCATTAAAGTAGTAGGATTCCATAATTCATCTCCTGAAGTTGAGTTTGTCATGAGAGCTCCTAAAGATCTTAAAGAAGTTTTGACTGAGAGAGATTTAATGAGAGCAATTCAGAATTTGGAGCTTGCTGTAGGAAGTCTGGTGACTGAACAGATCATAGAGTTTTCCGCGTTCATGGACTTGGAATCCGAGTCTAAACTAGTGAAGATCTTCGTTGAGTTTGCTTGCGGGTGTGCGCTTCTGCGTCAGGAGAAGAAAAAAGAGTTGATTCTACTTCTTGAGAGTTGTCGGTCCACTATCGAAGATGGATTGGGAGCCTTTTATAAATTGAAGAAGGAGAGTAGTAAAATTAAGACTCTAGTGCTTTCGATTGTGAAATCGGGCACCTTTGATTTGTTGTTACAAAAGGCCATTGAAAATGGTGCTCCTGCTAGTCAGTATAAGCCACCTAAAATAATCAGAAGTCGGAAAATTGCTGATTTCATGGATGCAAGTTCAGCTTTGACAGTAACATTCAATTGA
- the LOC130813287 gene encoding sugar transporter ERD6-like 7 isoform X1 — protein MVYISTGVAVCGSYQFGACAGYTSPTQTSITSELDLSTAEFSLFGSILTFGAMFGAITSGPISDSVCRIWAMRVYAACCIAGWLAIYFSKSYMLLDIGRTVGGYGMGAFSFVVPVYNAEIAPANIRGALTTINQIGIEEIKQHSKASIYDLLQKKYLCSVIIGVGLMVLQRFGGINGICYYASNIFETAGFSSKIGTIIYSLLQVLVPSIGATLIDKAGRKPLLLISVTGSALGCLLTATAFYLKLYISSYSVGIGPVPWTIMSEIFPINVKGIAGSLATHVNWLGAWVVSYTFNFLMEWNSYGTFLLFGVINALGIIFVINVMPETNGRTLEQIQHAVKG, from the exons ATGGTGTACATTAGTACTGGTGTTGCTGTGTGTGGTTCCTATCAGTTCGGAGCTTGT GCAGGATACACTTCTCCAACTCAAACTTCCATAACTTCGGAACTCGATCTTTCTACAGCTGAG TTTTCACTTTTCGGGTCTATACTGACTTTTGGTGCAATGTTTGGTGCTATAACAAGTGGACCTATATCTGATTCTGTTTGTCGAATATGG GCGATGAGAGTCTATGCAGCCTGCTGCATAGCAGGATGGTTAGCTATCTATTTTTCCAAG AGTTATATGCTTTTGGACATAGGAAGAACAGTTGGAGGATATGGAATGGGCGCCTTCTCCTTTGTC GTACCTGTTTACAATGCTGAAATAGCACCTGCAAACATTCGAGGAGCCCTTACGACAATAAATCAG ATTGGCATAGAAGAGATCAAACAGCACTCAAAAGCTAGCATCTATGACTTGCTCCAGAAAAAGTATTTATGCTCAGTTATT ATCGGAGTCGGGTTGATGGTGCTTCAACGATTTGGAGGAATCAATGGCATCTGTTACTATGCAAGTAACATTTTTGAGACGGCAG GATTCTCCTCAAAGATTggaacaataatatattctttgCTTCAG GTTCTAGTTCCATCTATTGGAGCAACATTAATTGATAAAGCAGGAAGAAAGCCACTGCTATTG ATTTCGGTAACAGGATCAGCTTTAGGTTGCCTGTTAACAGCTACTGCATTCTATCTTAAG TTATACATATCATCTTATTCAGTGGGAATCGGACCTGTGCCATGGACTATAATGTCAGAG ATTTTTCCGATAAATGTAAAAGGAATAGCCGGAAGTCTAGCAACACATGTCAATTGGCTTGGCGCTTGGGTTGTCTCTTATACATTCAATTTTCTAATGGAATGGAATTCTTATG GCACCTTCCTTCTCTTCGGAGTGATTAACGCACTTGGGATCATCTTTGTCATCAATGTGATGCCTGAAACAAATGGGAGAACTCTGGAGCAAATCCAGCACGCCGTTAAAGGATAG
- the LOC130813287 gene encoding sugar transporter ERD6-like 7 isoform X2, whose amino-acid sequence MVYISTGVAVCGSYQFGACAGYTSPTQTSITSELDLSTAEFSLFGSILTFGAMFGAITSGPISDSVCRIWAMRVYAACCIAGWLAIYFSKSYMLLDIGRTVGGYGMGAFSFVVPVYNAEIAPANIRGALTTINQIGIEEIKQHSKASIYDLLQKKYLCSVIIGVGLMVLQRFGGINGICYYASNIFETAGFSSKIGTIIYSLLQVLVPSIGATLIDKAGRKPLLLCMNPQSQGILAATVIHIILFSGNRTCAMDYNVRDFSDKCKRNSRKSSNTCQLAWRLGCLLYIQFSNGMEFLWHLPSLRSD is encoded by the exons ATGGTGTACATTAGTACTGGTGTTGCTGTGTGTGGTTCCTATCAGTTCGGAGCTTGT GCAGGATACACTTCTCCAACTCAAACTTCCATAACTTCGGAACTCGATCTTTCTACAGCTGAG TTTTCACTTTTCGGGTCTATACTGACTTTTGGTGCAATGTTTGGTGCTATAACAAGTGGACCTATATCTGATTCTGTTTGTCGAATATGG GCGATGAGAGTCTATGCAGCCTGCTGCATAGCAGGATGGTTAGCTATCTATTTTTCCAAG AGTTATATGCTTTTGGACATAGGAAGAACAGTTGGAGGATATGGAATGGGCGCCTTCTCCTTTGTC GTACCTGTTTACAATGCTGAAATAGCACCTGCAAACATTCGAGGAGCCCTTACGACAATAAATCAG ATTGGCATAGAAGAGATCAAACAGCACTCAAAAGCTAGCATCTATGACTTGCTCCAGAAAAAGTATTTATGCTCAGTTATT ATCGGAGTCGGGTTGATGGTGCTTCAACGATTTGGAGGAATCAATGGCATCTGTTACTATGCAAGTAACATTTTTGAGACGGCAG GATTCTCCTCAAAGATTggaacaataatatattctttgCTTCAG GTTCTAGTTCCATCTATTGGAGCAACATTAATTGATAAAGCAGGAAGAAAGCCACTGCTATTG TGCATGAATCCACAAAGTCAGGGAATACTTGCAGCTACTG TTATACATATCATCTTATTCAGTGGGAATCGGACCTGTGCCATGGACTATAATGTCAGAG ATTTTTCCGATAAATGTAAAAGGAATAGCCGGAAGTCTAGCAACACATGTCAATTGGCTTGGCGCTTGGGTTGTCTCTTATACATTCAATTTTCTAATGGAATGGAATTCTTATG GCACCTTCCTTCTCTTCGGAGTGATTAA
- the LOC130813286 gene encoding sugar transporter ERD6-like 7 isoform X2 gives MVYISTCVAVCGSYQFGACAGYSSPTQSSITSELHLSTAQFSLFGSILTFGAMFGAITSGPLADSLGRKWVPVYIAEIAPVNIRGALTTLNQVMISTGIAVAFLIGLVISWRALALAELFPCAIMLLGLFFIPESPRWLAKREHQEEFKAALQKLRGCDADVTLEAAAIQSCIEELKQQPNASIFDLFQKKYVHCVTIGVGLMVLQQIGGINGICFYASNIFETAGFSPKIGTIVYALIQVQVPSVGATLIDKTGRKPLLLVSAIGSALGCMLTAIAFYLKVHHGHTKAGILAATGILIFPINLKGVAGSLATLVNWFGAWAVSYTFNFLMEWSSYGTFFLFGVSNALGIIFVIKVVPETNGRTLEQIQLTIKG, from the exons ATGGTTTACATTAGTACTTGTGTTGCTGTGTGTGGTTCATATCAGTTTGGAGCTTGT GCAGGATACTCATCGCCTACTCAATCTTCCATAACTTCAGAACTTCATCTATCTACTGCTCAG TTCTCACTTTTTGGGTCTATACTGACATTTGGTGCGATGTTTGGTGCTATAACTAGTGGACCTTTAGCTGATTCGCTTGGTCGAAAATGG GTACCTGTTTACATTGCTGAAATAGCACCTGTGAACATTCGAGGAGCACTTACAACATTAAATCAG GTCATGATCTCTACTGGAATTGCAGTTGCATTTCTCATAGGCTTAGTTATATCATGGAGAGCATTAGCATTAGCAG AACTATTTCCTTGTGCAATTATGCTGTTGGGCTTATTTTTCATTCCAGAGTCTCCAAGATGGTTG GCAAAAAGAGAACATCAGGAGGAGTTCAAAGCTGCACTTCAGAAACTCCGGGGTTGTGATGCAGATGTAACCCTTGAGGCGGCTGCAATACAA AGTTGCATAGAGGAGCTCAAACAGCAACCCAACGCTAGCATCTTTGACTTGTTCCAGAAAAAATATGTGCATTGTGTTACT ATTGGAGTTGGGTTGATGGTACTTCAACAAATTGGAGGAATCAATGGGATATGTTTCTATGCAAGCAACATTTTTGAGACAGCAG GATTTTCCCCAAAGATTGGAACAATTGTATACGCGCTGATTCAG GTACAAGTTCCATCTGTCGGAGCTACCTTGATTGATAAAACAGGAAGAAAGCCGCTGCTATTG GTTTCAGCAATAGGATCTGCTTTAGGTTGCATGCTAACAGCTATTGCTTTCTATCTCAAG GTGCACCATGGACACACAAAAGCAGGGATACTTGCAGCTACTGGTATACTG ATTTTTCCGATAAATTTAAAAGGAGTGGCGGGAAGTCTTGCAACACTCGTAAATTGGTTTGGCGCTTGGGCTGTCTCTTACACATTCAATTTCCTTATGGAATGGAGTTCTTATG GTACCTTCTTTCTCTTTGGAGTGAGTAATGCACTGGGAATCATATTTGTCATCAAGGTGGTGCCGGAAACAAATGGCAGAACTCTGGAGCAAATCCAGCTCACTATTAAAGGATAA
- the LOC130813286 gene encoding sugar transporter ERD6-like 7 isoform X1, translating to MVYISTCVAVCGSYQFGACAGYSSPTQSSITSELHLSTAQFSLFGSILTFGAMFGAITSGPLADSLGRKWAMRVYVGCCIAGWLTIYFSKVPVYIAEIAPVNIRGALTTLNQVMISTGIAVAFLIGLVISWRALALAELFPCAIMLLGLFFIPESPRWLAKREHQEEFKAALQKLRGCDADVTLEAAAIQSCIEELKQQPNASIFDLFQKKYVHCVTIGVGLMVLQQIGGINGICFYASNIFETAGFSPKIGTIVYALIQVQVPSVGATLIDKTGRKPLLLVSAIGSALGCMLTAIAFYLKVHHGHTKAGILAATGILIFPINLKGVAGSLATLVNWFGAWAVSYTFNFLMEWSSYGTFFLFGVSNALGIIFVIKVVPETNGRTLEQIQLTIKG from the exons ATGGTTTACATTAGTACTTGTGTTGCTGTGTGTGGTTCATATCAGTTTGGAGCTTGT GCAGGATACTCATCGCCTACTCAATCTTCCATAACTTCAGAACTTCATCTATCTACTGCTCAG TTCTCACTTTTTGGGTCTATACTGACATTTGGTGCGATGTTTGGTGCTATAACTAGTGGACCTTTAGCTGATTCGCTTGGTCGAAAATGG GCCATGAGAGTTTATGTTGGTTGCTGCATAGCAGGGTGGTTAACTATCTATTTTTCCAAG GTACCTGTTTACATTGCTGAAATAGCACCTGTGAACATTCGAGGAGCACTTACAACATTAAATCAG GTCATGATCTCTACTGGAATTGCAGTTGCATTTCTCATAGGCTTAGTTATATCATGGAGAGCATTAGCATTAGCAG AACTATTTCCTTGTGCAATTATGCTGTTGGGCTTATTTTTCATTCCAGAGTCTCCAAGATGGTTG GCAAAAAGAGAACATCAGGAGGAGTTCAAAGCTGCACTTCAGAAACTCCGGGGTTGTGATGCAGATGTAACCCTTGAGGCGGCTGCAATACAA AGTTGCATAGAGGAGCTCAAACAGCAACCCAACGCTAGCATCTTTGACTTGTTCCAGAAAAAATATGTGCATTGTGTTACT ATTGGAGTTGGGTTGATGGTACTTCAACAAATTGGAGGAATCAATGGGATATGTTTCTATGCAAGCAACATTTTTGAGACAGCAG GATTTTCCCCAAAGATTGGAACAATTGTATACGCGCTGATTCAG GTACAAGTTCCATCTGTCGGAGCTACCTTGATTGATAAAACAGGAAGAAAGCCGCTGCTATTG GTTTCAGCAATAGGATCTGCTTTAGGTTGCATGCTAACAGCTATTGCTTTCTATCTCAAG GTGCACCATGGACACACAAAAGCAGGGATACTTGCAGCTACTGGTATACTG ATTTTTCCGATAAATTTAAAAGGAGTGGCGGGAAGTCTTGCAACACTCGTAAATTGGTTTGGCGCTTGGGCTGTCTCTTACACATTCAATTTCCTTATGGAATGGAGTTCTTATG GTACCTTCTTTCTCTTTGGAGTGAGTAATGCACTGGGAATCATATTTGTCATCAAGGTGGTGCCGGAAACAAATGGCAGAACTCTGGAGCAAATCCAGCTCACTATTAAAGGATAA
- the LOC130813286 gene encoding sugar transporter ERD6-like 7 isoform X3, with protein MVYISTCVAVCGSYQFGACAGYSSPTQSSITSELHLSTAQFSLFGSILTFGAMFGAITSGPLADSLGRKWAMRVYVGCCIAGWLTIYFSKVPVYIAEIAPVNIRGALTTLNQVMISTGIAVAFLIGLVISWRALALAELFPCAIMLLGLFFIPESPRWLAKREHQEEFKAALQKLRGCDADVTLEAAAIQSCIEELKQQPNASIFDLFQKKYVHCVTIGVGLMVLQQIGGINGICFYASNIFETAGFSPKIGTIVYALIQVQVPSVGATLIDKTGRKPLLLVSAIGSALGCMLTAIAFYLKVHHGHTKAGILAATGILFVFVEDFSDKFKRSGGKSCNTRKLVWRLGCLLHIQFPYGMEFLWYLLSLWSE; from the exons ATGGTTTACATTAGTACTTGTGTTGCTGTGTGTGGTTCATATCAGTTTGGAGCTTGT GCAGGATACTCATCGCCTACTCAATCTTCCATAACTTCAGAACTTCATCTATCTACTGCTCAG TTCTCACTTTTTGGGTCTATACTGACATTTGGTGCGATGTTTGGTGCTATAACTAGTGGACCTTTAGCTGATTCGCTTGGTCGAAAATGG GCCATGAGAGTTTATGTTGGTTGCTGCATAGCAGGGTGGTTAACTATCTATTTTTCCAAG GTACCTGTTTACATTGCTGAAATAGCACCTGTGAACATTCGAGGAGCACTTACAACATTAAATCAG GTCATGATCTCTACTGGAATTGCAGTTGCATTTCTCATAGGCTTAGTTATATCATGGAGAGCATTAGCATTAGCAG AACTATTTCCTTGTGCAATTATGCTGTTGGGCTTATTTTTCATTCCAGAGTCTCCAAGATGGTTG GCAAAAAGAGAACATCAGGAGGAGTTCAAAGCTGCACTTCAGAAACTCCGGGGTTGTGATGCAGATGTAACCCTTGAGGCGGCTGCAATACAA AGTTGCATAGAGGAGCTCAAACAGCAACCCAACGCTAGCATCTTTGACTTGTTCCAGAAAAAATATGTGCATTGTGTTACT ATTGGAGTTGGGTTGATGGTACTTCAACAAATTGGAGGAATCAATGGGATATGTTTCTATGCAAGCAACATTTTTGAGACAGCAG GATTTTCCCCAAAGATTGGAACAATTGTATACGCGCTGATTCAG GTACAAGTTCCATCTGTCGGAGCTACCTTGATTGATAAAACAGGAAGAAAGCCGCTGCTATTG GTTTCAGCAATAGGATCTGCTTTAGGTTGCATGCTAACAGCTATTGCTTTCTATCTCAAG GTGCACCATGGACACACAAAAGCAGGGATACTTGCAGCTACTGGTATACTG TTTGTATTTGTGGAAGATTTTTCCGATAAATTTAAAAGGAGTGGCGGGAAGTCTTGCAACACTCGTAAATTGGTTTGGCGCTTGGGCTGTCTCTTACACATTCAATTTCCTTATGGAATGGAGTTCTTATG GTACCTTCTTTCTCTTTGGAGTGAGTAA